One window from the genome of Streptomyces sp. NBC_00287 encodes:
- a CDS encoding Uma2 family endonuclease — protein MTTPQQGRATEDTWMFPPADGWTFDQVKDLELPFDWELVDGQIVVRGQTKFWHNRVRDRLLIALEAARTERYEVVTEQCVMVDDSNISKPDVIVFEPHKLEPLQLECVPVNKLTLVVEVVSPGSRQDDRVRKPALFAAHKVPYYWRAELGRDQRVAVHEYWLNADTLSYFPAPSHPVHHDKLITELPFPVEIDLAVRFGL, from the coding sequence ATGACCACACCCCAGCAAGGACGGGCCACCGAGGACACCTGGATGTTCCCGCCGGCCGACGGCTGGACCTTCGACCAGGTCAAGGACTTGGAGCTGCCCTTCGACTGGGAACTCGTGGATGGACAGATCGTGGTTCGGGGACAGACCAAGTTTTGGCACAACCGCGTGCGGGACAGGCTGCTGATCGCGCTTGAAGCGGCGCGTACCGAGCGGTACGAGGTCGTGACGGAGCAGTGCGTCATGGTCGACGACAGCAACATCTCCAAGCCCGACGTGATCGTCTTCGAGCCTCACAAACTGGAGCCCCTGCAACTTGAGTGCGTCCCGGTGAACAAGCTCACCCTGGTCGTGGAAGTCGTCTCCCCCGGCTCTCGCCAAGACGACCGGGTACGCAAACCCGCGCTCTTCGCCGCGCACAAGGTCCCGTACTACTGGCGCGCGGAACTGGGCCGCGATCAGAGGGTCGCGGTGCACGAGTACTGGCTCAACGCGGACACCCTCTCGTACTTCCCCGCTCCAAGCCACCCAGTGCACCACGACAAGCTCATCACCGAGCTGCCGTTCCCCGTGGAGATCGACCTCGCCGTCCGTTTCGGCCTCTGA
- a CDS encoding lytic polysaccharide monooxygenase auxiliary activity family 9 protein: MILTSTATPDRPPHRLALTLRTKALFLVLVSLLATIPALALVMSAGGAAEAHGTPMKPGSRTFLCWQDGLTDTGEIKPVNPACKAAQQVSGTTPFYNWFSVLRSDGAGRTRGFVPDGELCSGGNTNFTGFNQARSDWPLTHLTSGATVDFSYNAWAAHPGWFYVYITKDGFDPTQTLTWDDMEEQPFLSVDHPPLNGSPGTVEANYSWTGQLPANKSGRHIVYMVWQRSDSAETFYSCSDIVFDGGNGEVTGIKEPGNPTDPVPGTCTATRKTTGSWNGGYQSEVTVTNSGNVPMLGWMVDWTLPSGQKVDSLWNGTPTYNGQAVMVHNANWNGSLDPGESTTFGYVVTGSGGDTATTLPCRVG, from the coding sequence ATGATCCTGACAAGCACTGCCACACCCGACAGACCCCCACACCGATTAGCGCTCACCCTCCGCACCAAGGCCCTCTTCCTCGTCCTGGTCTCCCTGCTCGCCACGATCCCGGCCCTCGCGCTGGTCATGTCGGCCGGCGGTGCGGCGGAGGCCCACGGGACGCCGATGAAGCCCGGCAGCCGTACCTTCCTGTGCTGGCAGGACGGGCTGACCGACACCGGGGAGATCAAGCCGGTCAACCCGGCCTGCAAGGCGGCACAGCAGGTGAGCGGGACGACCCCGTTCTACAACTGGTTCTCCGTGCTCCGCTCGGACGGCGCCGGCCGCACCCGCGGCTTTGTGCCGGACGGTGAGCTGTGCAGCGGCGGCAACACCAACTTCACCGGCTTCAACCAGGCCCGGAGCGACTGGCCGCTCACCCATCTCACCTCGGGTGCGACGGTCGACTTCTCCTACAACGCCTGGGCCGCGCACCCCGGTTGGTTCTACGTCTACATCACCAAGGACGGCTTCGACCCGACCCAGACCCTCACCTGGGACGACATGGAGGAGCAGCCGTTCCTGAGCGTGGACCACCCGCCGCTCAACGGTTCCCCGGGCACGGTCGAGGCCAACTACTCCTGGACCGGGCAGCTTCCGGCGAACAAGTCGGGCCGCCACATCGTCTACATGGTCTGGCAGCGCTCGGACAGCGCCGAGACCTTCTACTCCTGCTCCGACATCGTCTTCGACGGCGGCAACGGCGAGGTGACGGGCATCAAGGAGCCCGGCAACCCGACCGATCCGGTCCCCGGCACCTGCACGGCCACCCGTAAGACGACGGGCAGTTGGAACGGCGGCTACCAGTCCGAGGTGACCGTCACCAACTCCGGGAACGTCCCGATGCTCGGCTGGATGGTCGACTGGACGCTCCCGAGCGGCCAGAAGGTCGACAGCCTGTGGAACGGCACGCCGACGTACAACGGCCAGGCGGTGATGGTCCACAACGCCAACTGGAACGGCTCGCTCGATCCCGGCGAGAGCACGACGTTCGGCTACGTCGTCACCGGCTCCGGCGGTGATACGGCAACCACCCTGCCCTGCCGGGTCGGTTGA
- a CDS encoding HAMP domain-containing sensor histidine kinase, giving the protein MRMRGRVLRSIRARLLLFISVTLVVVCTAIALTTVWVQRAALLGDLDDRVTDAAERSLGGAQLHDGLGFLDEVGHPAGLLAARLDEDGDVVSAAVVSQNAAPKDLTTVQRTALEGIGPDGSRHTRTVPGVGTYRVTVLDGEGARVLTGLPMEDVQQMISGMVVAAAAVTAAGLVVAGCASAVVIRRQLRPLGRVAEAAVEVSRAPLNRAGEVTALTRVPVRDTDPASEAGQVGAALNRMIDQLESSLSERRRTEERMRRFLADASHELRTPLASIAGYAELMNRGADRMEPALAWRRVTAESARMTGLVEDLLLLARLDEGRPLQSAEVDLTALVAEAVWTARAVGDGHDWQLVLNIDTPALVMGDEARLHQAVVNLLTNARVHTPAGTRVVATVETNGPDCAVRITDDGPGIPPTLLPTVFERFTRADTSRTRTPGLGGGSGLGLAIVAAITTAHGGRIDVQSEPGRTEFTVRLPLAGAVPPQPVCAGSEAVTGRSQGS; this is encoded by the coding sequence ATGCGTATGCGTGGTCGTGTGCTCCGCTCCATCCGCGCACGCCTGCTGCTCTTCATCAGCGTCACCCTCGTAGTCGTCTGCACAGCCATCGCGCTCACCACCGTCTGGGTGCAACGCGCCGCGCTGCTCGGCGACTTGGACGACCGGGTGACAGATGCAGCCGAACGCAGCCTCGGCGGGGCGCAGTTGCACGACGGCCTCGGCTTCCTCGACGAGGTCGGCCACCCCGCGGGCCTCCTCGCCGCCCGGCTGGACGAGGACGGCGACGTCGTTTCCGCGGCCGTCGTCAGCCAGAACGCCGCCCCCAAGGACCTGACCACCGTCCAGCGGACCGCCCTGGAGGGCATCGGGCCCGACGGCTCCCGGCACACCCGGACGGTCCCCGGCGTAGGCACCTACCGCGTCACCGTGCTCGACGGCGAGGGGGCGCGAGTGCTCACGGGGCTCCCCATGGAGGACGTCCAGCAGATGATCAGCGGCATGGTCGTCGCCGCGGCCGCCGTCACCGCCGCCGGTCTGGTCGTCGCGGGCTGCGCCAGCGCGGTGGTGATACGCCGTCAACTGCGCCCGCTCGGCCGGGTCGCCGAGGCGGCCGTCGAGGTCTCCCGCGCCCCGCTGAACCGCGCCGGCGAGGTCACCGCCCTCACCCGGGTCCCCGTCCGGGACACCGACCCGGCGAGCGAGGCGGGCCAGGTCGGCGCCGCGCTCAACCGCATGATCGACCAGTTGGAGTCCTCACTGTCGGAACGCCGGCGTACCGAGGAACGCATGCGCCGCTTCCTGGCCGACGCGAGTCATGAACTCCGCACACCGCTGGCCTCGATCGCCGGCTATGCGGAGCTGATGAACCGGGGCGCGGACCGGATGGAACCGGCCCTGGCCTGGCGCCGCGTCACCGCCGAGTCGGCCCGGATGACGGGCCTGGTCGAGGACCTCCTGCTGCTGGCCCGCCTGGACGAGGGGCGTCCACTGCAGTCCGCCGAGGTGGACCTCACGGCACTGGTCGCCGAGGCGGTGTGGACCGCGCGGGCCGTGGGCGACGGGCACGACTGGCAACTGGTCCTGAACATCGACACACCGGCGCTGGTGATGGGCGACGAGGCCAGGCTCCACCAGGCGGTCGTCAACCTCCTGACCAATGCGCGCGTGCACACCCCCGCGGGCACGAGGGTCGTCGCCACGGTGGAAACGAACGGCCCCGACTGCGCCGTACGCATCACCGACGACGGCCCCGGAATCCCGCCCACGCTGCTCCCCACAGTCTTCGAACGCTTCACGCGAGCCGACACCTCCCGCACCCGCACCCCCGGCCTGGGCGGCGGCTCCGGCCTGGGGCTGGCCATCGTCGCGGCGATCACGACGGCCCACGGAGGGCGGATCGACGTACAAAGCGAGCCCGGTCGAACGGAGTTCACCGTACGACTTCCGCTCGCGGGGGCGGTTCCTCCGCAGCCGGTGTGCGCAGGGTCCGAAGCGGTGACAGGAAGGTCGCAAGGGAGCTGA
- a CDS encoding GntR family transcriptional regulator yields MLRRSPYLVVADALRARILAGEWEVGARLPSRARLAEEYGVGRNVTQRAVDHLIVQGLLEGRAGSGTYVRVPRERLRIVRSRHGSPSLAALKERGRAGAWDAHSQVRVPAPEGIAERLAMEPGDLCVHTHYEFLADGQPVQLSESWEPMAITGGTPIVLPEKGPLAGKGVVERMRSIGVDIETVVELPRPARANREQANLLGISFGDLVLQIERTIYDTEGRPVETADIVIPDVRREVAYEFGVDRP; encoded by the coding sequence ATGCTTCGAAGGTCGCCGTATCTAGTCGTTGCCGATGCTCTGCGGGCTCGGATTCTCGCTGGTGAGTGGGAGGTCGGGGCTCGGCTGCCGTCTCGGGCCCGGCTTGCCGAGGAGTACGGGGTCGGGCGCAACGTCACCCAGCGGGCCGTGGATCACCTGATCGTTCAGGGGTTGCTCGAAGGGCGGGCTGGATCGGGTACGTATGTGCGCGTACCGCGCGAGCGGCTGCGGATCGTTCGTTCGCGGCACGGCTCCCCTTCGCTTGCCGCCCTCAAGGAACGGGGTCGGGCCGGTGCCTGGGACGCGCACAGCCAGGTGCGCGTGCCCGCCCCCGAGGGCATCGCCGAGCGGCTTGCGATGGAGCCCGGCGACCTCTGTGTTCACACGCATTACGAATTCCTCGCCGACGGACAGCCCGTTCAGCTCTCCGAGTCCTGGGAGCCGATGGCCATCACCGGCGGCACTCCGATCGTGCTGCCCGAGAAGGGGCCCCTCGCGGGCAAGGGAGTTGTCGAGCGCATGCGTTCCATTGGCGTCGACATCGAGACCGTGGTCGAACTGCCGCGCCCCGCCCGTGCCAACCGGGAACAGGCGAACCTGCTCGGGATCAGCTTCGGCGACCTCGTGCTCCAGATCGAGCGGACCATTTACGACACCGAAGGACGCCCGGTCGAAACTGCCGACATCGTCATTCCTGACGTACGCAGAGAAGTGGCCTACGAGTTCGGAGTGGACCGGCCATGA
- a CDS encoding MFS transporter has protein sequence MSAATALGQLGDRVSFLALPLVAITALHADEFQVGLLTAMTTAGSLLVGLPAGAWVDRLRKRSVMISTDLARALVLVTIPLAWWADLLSIPWLYAVALVHGLLTVFFDVAYVSYLPHLVGRDKLVEGNSKLSAIRSVTSIGGPGVAGPLVGWVGAPVTVLASAVGMALSGLLASGIRKPERKPEPAQRPRLGSEIREGLRFVLRNSCLRAIMLGDAIFNLSLVMYQTMLLVFLEREADIGPLGIGLVLSGMGCGALLGALSATWFSRRIGQGRIIWLASLATCPLTALMPPARPGWSLYLAAVGLAVLSLGGVVRFVAQSSLQQTLTPDRLLGRVSATARFVSWGGIPLGGILGGVSGSAFGAAATLWIGALGMTLSSLATFLSPLRTLRTPAAEEPPPRAEVVR, from the coding sequence TTGTCCGCCGCCACCGCACTCGGTCAACTGGGCGACCGCGTCAGCTTTCTGGCATTGCCCTTGGTTGCCATCACCGCCTTGCACGCCGATGAGTTCCAGGTCGGACTGCTGACAGCGATGACCACGGCGGGGTCGCTGCTCGTGGGGCTGCCGGCCGGTGCGTGGGTGGACCGTCTGCGGAAGCGATCGGTGATGATCAGCACCGATCTCGCACGGGCGCTCGTCCTCGTGACGATCCCCTTGGCCTGGTGGGCGGATCTGCTGTCCATCCCGTGGCTTTACGCCGTCGCGTTGGTTCATGGCCTGCTGACCGTCTTCTTCGACGTCGCCTATGTCAGCTATCTGCCTCATCTGGTGGGACGCGACAAGCTTGTCGAAGGGAACTCGAAGCTCTCGGCGATACGTTCGGTGACCAGTATCGGTGGGCCGGGGGTGGCAGGGCCGCTGGTGGGCTGGGTCGGGGCTCCCGTGACGGTCCTGGCGAGCGCCGTCGGGATGGCCCTTTCGGGCCTGCTCGCGAGTGGTATCCGGAAACCCGAGCGGAAACCCGAGCCCGCTCAGCGCCCTCGACTCGGGTCGGAAATCAGGGAGGGTCTGAGGTTCGTCCTCCGGAATTCCTGCCTGCGCGCGATCATGCTGGGGGATGCGATCTTCAATCTCTCTCTGGTCATGTATCAGACCATGCTGCTGGTCTTCCTGGAGAGGGAAGCAGACATCGGCCCCCTCGGTATCGGACTCGTTCTCTCGGGAATGGGGTGCGGTGCCCTGCTGGGTGCGCTTTCGGCCACCTGGTTCTCCCGGCGGATCGGGCAAGGGCGCATCATCTGGCTTGCCTCCCTTGCCACTTGCCCGCTCACCGCTCTGATGCCGCCGGCGCGGCCGGGATGGAGCCTGTACCTGGCCGCCGTCGGGCTCGCGGTCCTTTCGCTGGGCGGCGTCGTCCGGTTCGTGGCTCAGTCCAGCCTTCAGCAGACGCTCACCCCGGACCGGCTGCTGGGCCGGGTGAGTGCGACGGCCCGGTTCGTGTCGTGGGGCGGTATTCCGCTGGGCGGGATCCTCGGTGGTGTCTCGGGGTCCGCGTTCGGGGCGGCGGCGACCCTGTGGATCGGCGCCCTCGGCATGACGCTCAGCTCCCTTGCGACCTTCCTGTCACCGCTTCGGACCCTGCGCACACCGGCTGCGGAGGAACCGCCCCCGCGAGCGGAAGTCGTACGGTGA